CTCAGCGCAGCCTGACATCGTAGACGAATCACCACCCTTTCTTGGTCTTTCAATGTGATGGGACTCTGCAACGGGTAGAGCCAGCACACGTCCGGTCGCCTCTCGTAGATGGAGCACCCGTCCTTGTAGAAGGGGCACCCGCCCTTGGTGATGAAGTAGCCCTTGTCACCCTCTCGGATGACGTAGGGGGCGATTTCAGGGGCGCGGTCAACGTCCACCTGTGTGACGGGCACCCTGTCGTAGTGACAGCACTCCCCGCAACGGTCACAGTGGAACAGGTCTTGCACCCTGCGGACGGCAAACGGATTCCATTTCAGCGGGAGAACGATTGACGAGTACTGGCCTTCCGCGTACGCCTTGTCCCAGTCCATCAGCCTCCAAGTTACG
The Dehalococcoidia bacterium genome window above contains:
- a CDS encoding YkgJ family cysteine cluster protein produces the protein MGRSNRLALHVTWRLMDWDKAYAEGQYSSIVLPLKWNPFAVRRVQDLFHCDRCGECCHYDRVPVTQVDVDRAPEIAPYVIREGDKGYFITKGGCPFYKDGCSIYERRPDVCWLYPLQSPITLKDQERVVIRLRCQAAL